One genomic window of Salvia miltiorrhiza cultivar Shanhuang (shh) chromosome 4, IMPLAD_Smil_shh, whole genome shotgun sequence includes the following:
- the LOC131023965 gene encoding thaumatin-like protein 1 — protein MASYFKILLISLLIHISQGKGVKGATFTFVNKCSQTIWPAILGSPVLETTGFELPKSGSRAFQAPTGWSGRFWGRTGCTFDESGHGSCATGDCGSGQLECNGAGATAATLAEFTLGSGSMDFYDVSLVDGYNLPMLIEVSGGSGQCASTGCVEDLNQRCPSELRTENGGACRSACDAFNTPEYCCKGEYGSPATCKPSMYSQAFKSACPKSYSYAYDDATSTFTCTAADYVITFCPSHPSQKSSSSGSGSEAESDTDTGSASAGSGSVQEAILADGSWLADLATGDSTTRLSPSATVQALLALTVVHLAASLVHFQL, from the exons ATGGCTTCTTACTTCAAGATTCTCTTGATCAGTCTTCTCATCCACATCTCCCAAGGCAAAG GAGTTAAAGGTGCAACATTCACATTTGTAAACAAATGTTCCCAAACCATTTGGCCAGCAATTTTAGGAAGCCCAGTGCTAGAGACCACAGGATTCGAGCTCCCGAAATCCGGCTCGCGCGCCTTCCAGGCCCCGACCGGCTGGTCCGGCCGCTTTTGGGGCCGGACCGGCTGCACCTTCGATGAATCGGGGCACGGCTCCTGCGCCACCGGCGACTGCGGCTCCGGGCAACTGGAGTGCAACGGCGCCGGCGCTACCGCCGCCACGCTGGCGGAGTTCACCCTGGGGTCCGGCTCCATGGACTTCTACGACGTGAGCCTGGTGGACGGCTACAACCTGCCCATGCTGATCGAGGTGAGCGGCGGATCGGGACAGTGCGCCTCCACCGGCTGCGTGGAGGACCTCAACCAGAGGTGCCCCTCCGAGCTGAGGACAGAGAACGGCGGCGCGTGCCGGAGCGCGTGCGACGCGTTCAACACTCCCGAGTACTGCTGCAAGGGCGAGTACGGGTCGCCTGCGACGTGCAAGCCGTCCATGTACTCGCAGGCCTTCAAGAGCGCGTGCCCTAAATCCTACAGCTACGCTTACGACGACGCCACCAGCACCTTCACCTGCACAGCAGCCGATTACGTCATCACCTTCTGCCCCTCCCATCCTAG CCAAAAATCATCTAGTTCCGGGTCGGGTTCGGAAGCAGAATCCGATACAGATACCGGGTCGGCAAGTGCAGGATCCGGGTCGGTTCAGGAGGCGATTTTGGCAGATGGGTCATGGTTAGCAGATTTGGCAACAGGGGACTCCACTACAAGACTCTCTCCTAGTGCCACAGTACAAGCATTACTGGCACTCACTGTTGTACATCTCGCTGCTTCACTTGTACATTTTCAATTGTAA